From Algoriphagus sp. NG3, the proteins below share one genomic window:
- the gldE gene encoding gliding motility-associated protein GldE, producing MDDPYPSYHLLAQINFPSVSYLIINGLLFILLLISSALISGSEVAFFSLSNEDLGTIEEENTPRGKKVISLVEAPKNLLSTILILNNLINIGIVTLTTFVAWSIFGKNATGIIIILVQTIGVTFAIVFFGEIVPKVYANKAKVQFSLIMAPSITFFSTILRPFSMFLMAFSNILEKRIEKRGYSISVNELNQALELTTEDAPNEEREILRGIVNFGTLTVKQVMQSRMDITAVDMDMDFHELMDKINKSGYSRIPVYEETIDKIQGILYIKDLLPYIERDEDFKWNELIRKSFFVPENKKVDTLLKDFQLKRVHMAIVVDEYGGTSGLVTLEDLIEEIIGEINDEFDDHDDIFFQELDPSTFIFEGKVSLNDFCKKLDLDSQLFEDVKGESESLGGLLLELNSKLPKNGSKIRFEDFEFTILAVDARKIKKVKVHILSGDKDSIGPHTD from the coding sequence ATGGACGATCCCTATCCGAGTTACCATTTACTCGCCCAGATTAACTTTCCCTCGGTAAGTTATCTGATTATAAATGGGTTGCTTTTTATATTACTTTTAATCAGCTCTGCCCTGATTTCTGGTTCAGAGGTAGCTTTTTTTTCCCTAAGCAATGAAGATCTAGGGACTATAGAAGAAGAGAATACCCCTCGGGGCAAAAAGGTAATCAGCCTTGTAGAAGCCCCGAAAAACCTGCTCTCCACCATCCTGATCCTCAATAATCTGATCAATATCGGGATTGTCACGCTTACAACCTTTGTGGCCTGGTCTATTTTTGGAAAAAACGCCACGGGAATCATCATTATTCTGGTGCAGACAATAGGTGTGACTTTCGCTATTGTGTTTTTCGGCGAGATTGTGCCAAAAGTGTATGCCAACAAAGCCAAAGTTCAGTTCAGCCTGATCATGGCTCCGAGCATTACTTTCTTTTCTACCATACTGAGGCCGTTTTCTATGTTTTTGATGGCATTCAGCAATATTTTAGAGAAGCGCATAGAAAAGAGGGGGTATTCGATTTCCGTAAATGAGCTAAACCAAGCCTTGGAATTGACTACGGAAGATGCCCCAAATGAAGAGCGGGAGATTCTCCGTGGCATAGTAAACTTTGGGACGCTTACGGTAAAACAAGTGATGCAGAGCCGTATGGACATCACAGCAGTGGATATGGACATGGATTTTCATGAGCTCATGGACAAAATCAACAAAAGCGGCTATTCCAGGATACCCGTATATGAAGAGACCATTGATAAGATACAGGGCATCCTTTACATCAAAGATCTGCTTCCATACATCGAACGGGATGAAGATTTCAAATGGAATGAACTCATCAGAAAAAGCTTCTTTGTCCCTGAAAACAAAAAGGTAGATACCCTGCTGAAAGATTTCCAGCTGAAACGAGTCCACATGGCCATCGTAGTGGATGAATATGGAGGCACCTCCGGTCTGGTCACTTTGGAGGACCTGATAGAAGAGATCATAGGAGAAATCAACGATGAGTTTGATGATCATGACGATATTTTCTTTCAGGAACTGGATCCTTCCACGTTTATTTTTGAGGGCAAGGTCTCGTTGAATGATTTTTGTAAAAAACTGGATCTGGACTCTCAGCTATTTGAAGATGTTAAGGGAGAGAGCGAGTCTCTGGGAGGATTGCTATTAGAACTCAATTCCAAATTGCCTAAAAACGGCTCCAAAATCAGGTTTGAAGATTTTGAATTTACAATTTTGGCCGTAGATGCCCGTAAAATCAAAAAAGTGAAAGTTCATATTCTCTCTGGAGACAAGGATAGCATCGGCCCCCATACTGACTGA
- a CDS encoding single-stranded DNA-binding protein, with the protein MAGVNKVILVGNLGADPEVKYLEGDNAVANVSLATTEAYKNRNGERVEQTEWHDLEIWGAQAKIAEQYLKKGSQLYVEGKIKTDKWQDEQGQNRYRTRIRVLSFTMLGGRPDGAGGQNSPQQSTQQKPASAAPTSAPKAQEMVSDTEDDDLPF; encoded by the coding sequence ATGGCAGGAGTAAATAAAGTAATCCTAGTAGGCAATCTCGGGGCAGACCCGGAAGTAAAATATCTAGAAGGCGATAATGCGGTAGCAAACGTTAGCCTGGCTACTACTGAAGCTTATAAAAACCGGAACGGCGAGCGGGTAGAGCAAACAGAATGGCATGATCTGGAAATATGGGGAGCACAGGCAAAAATCGCTGAACAATACCTCAAAAAAGGCAGCCAGCTCTACGTAGAAGGCAAGATCAAAACTGACAAGTGGCAGGACGAACAAGGCCAAAACCGCTACAGAACCAGAATCAGAGTGCTAAGCTTCACTATGCTGGGAGGCAGACCTGATGGAGCTGGAGGCCAGAATTCTCCACAGCAATCCACTCAGCAAAAACCTGCTTCAGCCGCGCCTACTTCCGCACCAAAGGCACAGGAAATGGTATCAGATACAGAAGATGACGATTTACCGTTTTAA
- the mutY gene encoding A/G-specific adenine glycosylase: MNYKTTEYQAFSYQILSWYKDNPRELPWRSTDDPYKIWLSEIILQQTRVAQGLPYYYAFTEAYPSVRALALAPEEEVLRLWQGLGYYSRARNLHSCAKSIWFEMGGEFPKNYEGLIKLKGVGSYTASAIASFAYGEVKAVVDGNVFRVLSRYFGIETDIASSKAKKEFETLANQIIPQEEPGEFNQAMMDFGARLCTPKNPSCSTCPLKTSCFAHLYNMVSDLPVKINKVKIRERHFHYYVIKCGDRWVWKKRTSGDIWEGLHDFPQVESSQEIQSLPMDIPIKTEREAQLFPKKYRHILSHQRLNAVFSEVEIAEDNLDKLEDWCQNEGFLLVEEEKIEYLAKPKLIVNFLNDQGI; this comes from the coding sequence ATGAACTATAAAACTACTGAATATCAGGCTTTTTCATATCAAATACTAAGTTGGTATAAAGATAATCCAAGAGAATTACCATGGCGAAGCACAGATGATCCATACAAAATTTGGCTCTCTGAAATCATTCTTCAGCAGACTCGGGTCGCCCAGGGGTTACCTTATTATTATGCTTTTACAGAAGCTTATCCTTCGGTGAGGGCCCTTGCCCTTGCCCCAGAAGAAGAAGTGCTTCGGCTATGGCAAGGGCTGGGGTATTATAGTCGGGCCAGAAACCTCCACTCCTGTGCCAAAAGCATCTGGTTTGAAATGGGCGGAGAGTTCCCAAAGAACTATGAAGGACTTATTAAGCTAAAAGGGGTAGGCAGCTACACTGCTTCTGCCATTGCAAGTTTTGCTTATGGGGAGGTAAAAGCCGTAGTGGATGGCAATGTGTTCCGGGTTCTGTCCCGATACTTCGGAATAGAAACCGACATCGCAAGCTCGAAAGCGAAAAAAGAATTTGAAACCTTGGCCAATCAGATTATCCCTCAGGAAGAGCCGGGAGAATTCAATCAGGCGATGATGGATTTTGGAGCCCGACTATGCACGCCAAAAAACCCGAGCTGCTCCACTTGCCCATTGAAGACCTCCTGTTTTGCACATCTATATAATATGGTGTCGGATTTGCCGGTGAAAATTAATAAAGTAAAAATCAGAGAGCGCCATTTCCACTATTATGTCATTAAGTGTGGTGACAGGTGGGTCTGGAAAAAGCGGACTTCGGGCGATATTTGGGAAGGACTCCACGACTTCCCCCAAGTGGAATCCAGCCAAGAAATACAATCTCTGCCAATGGACATCCCGATAAAAACTGAGAGGGAGGCTCAGCTATTTCCCAAAAAATACAGACATATTTTGTCGCATCAGCGGTTAAATGCTGTATTCTCAGAAGTGGAAATCGCCGAGGATAATTTGGATAAACTGGAAGACTGGTGCCAAAACGAAGGATTTTTGCTAGTAGAGGAAGAAAAAATCGAGTATCTGGCTAAGCCAAAGTTAATCGTGAACTTTTTGAACGATCAGGGGATTTGA
- a CDS encoding HU family DNA-binding protein, with translation MTKAEVIAKISDKTGIQKDDVTQAIEAFFKVVKDSMSEGDNIYVRGFGSFINKKRAKKIARNISKNTAIVIDEHYIPAFKPSKVFVEKIKNSKKIKELAPQD, from the coding sequence GTGACTAAAGCAGAAGTAATCGCTAAGATTTCGGACAAAACAGGTATCCAGAAGGATGATGTAACACAAGCCATTGAGGCGTTCTTCAAAGTGGTGAAGGATTCAATGTCCGAGGGAGACAATATCTACGTGAGAGGATTTGGTAGCTTCATCAATAAGAAGAGAGCTAAAAAAATCGCCCGTAATATCTCCAAAAACACAGCTATTGTGATCGATGAGCACTATATTCCGGCCTTCAAGCCTTCTAAAGTGTTTGTAGAGAAGATCAAAAACAGCAAAAAAATCAAGGAATTGGCTCCTCAGGACTAA
- a CDS encoding tetratricopeptide repeat protein, which yields MKRSQLILIAIGVMAVAGLYALPSVVVDNDSKADSVSQEDESTSAASTDPVAMHDAELSPDERLQINTLKLQISENSSAEELKSSTEEIAGIYQKLGKYDSAGYYLSLGADQLPNSGLAEKAGNAYYEAFSFALDPEKVSYTAEQTRKYLNKVLENDPTRLDLKTKVAMTYVSSSNPMQGITMLREILDQDPQNEDGLFNMGVLSMQSGQYKRATERFEELIQYHPDNLQGQFYLAVSYFESKQKNKAKAQFEKVKSMTKDETILGSVESYLDKL from the coding sequence ATGAAAAGATCTCAGCTCATACTTATTGCAATAGGGGTCATGGCAGTCGCGGGACTGTATGCTCTTCCTAGTGTGGTCGTGGATAATGACAGTAAGGCAGATTCGGTTTCTCAGGAAGATGAATCTACTTCTGCTGCCTCCACTGATCCGGTAGCAATGCATGATGCTGAATTAAGTCCTGATGAGAGGCTACAGATAAATACGCTGAAGCTGCAGATCTCTGAAAATTCCTCAGCGGAAGAACTAAAATCTTCCACAGAAGAAATAGCAGGAATCTATCAGAAACTTGGGAAGTACGATAGTGCAGGATATTATTTAAGTTTGGGAGCTGACCAGCTTCCTAACTCGGGGCTAGCCGAAAAAGCAGGAAACGCATATTATGAAGCTTTCAGCTTTGCGCTAGATCCGGAAAAGGTGTCTTATACTGCCGAACAGACCCGAAAGTATTTAAACAAGGTGTTGGAGAACGATCCCACCCGTTTGGATTTGAAAACCAAGGTAGCGATGACTTATGTGTCCTCGTCCAACCCAATGCAGGGAATCACGATGCTAAGAGAAATCTTGGATCAGGATCCGCAAAATGAAGACGGGTTGTTCAACATGGGCGTGCTATCTATGCAATCAGGCCAGTACAAGAGAGCGACTGAGCGATTTGAAGAATTGATCCAATATCACCCGGACAATCTTCAAGGGCAGTTCTATCTTGCAGTGAGCTATTTTGAATCCAAACAAAAAAACAAAGCGAAAGCCCAGTTTGAGAAAGTAAAATCTATGACCAAGGACGAGACGATCCTAGGAAGTGTGGAAAGCTATCTCGACAAGCTATAA
- a CDS encoding Rne/Rng family ribonuclease, with protein MSTELLIDSAQNGSRIALLQDKSLVELHSEGMDNQFKVGDIYLGTVRKIVNGLNAAFIDVGYEKDAFLHYQDLGANFNSLTKFTKMVRNNNYGNYNLKGFENEPEIDKIGKISGPLSKNQQILVQVVKEPISTKGPRLSCELSLPGRYLVLVPFSDSVNVSKKIRSNEERKRLLRLINSIKPANFGVIIRTVAEGQSVSDLDKDLRNLLNSWEEGMGKLMKAKSRDKIIGEMSMASSLVRDLLNESFDAITVEEESTYDQIRSYIRNIAPEKEKIVKLYNGKAKLFESFGIEKQIKSLFGQTVSLPQGGYVIIEHTEALHVIDVNSGNKSNQESDQESTALKTNLVAAKEIGRQLRLRDMGGIIVVDFIDMKKADNKKAIYEAMKDELRFDRSKHTVLPLSKFGLMQITRQRVRPEVNIVTKETCPACNGTGKIQASILIADKLEKDVDHIATIQNVSKIQIGLHPYLHAYFTTGIISRRVKWFFKYNKWIKLIKDSSLPVTEYRFLDESGEEIELQVKSETE; from the coding sequence TTGAGTACGGAATTGTTAATCGATTCTGCTCAAAACGGAAGTCGAATTGCCCTCCTTCAAGATAAGAGTCTGGTTGAGTTGCATTCCGAAGGGATGGACAATCAGTTTAAAGTTGGGGACATTTATCTCGGTACGGTCCGCAAAATCGTCAATGGGCTCAATGCAGCTTTCATAGACGTAGGTTATGAGAAAGACGCCTTTCTTCATTACCAGGACCTCGGGGCAAATTTCAACAGCCTGACGAAGTTCACCAAAATGGTGCGCAACAACAACTATGGCAATTACAATCTGAAGGGTTTTGAAAACGAACCTGAAATCGACAAGATCGGAAAAATCTCCGGCCCGCTGTCCAAAAATCAACAGATTTTAGTTCAGGTCGTAAAAGAACCCATCTCTACGAAGGGGCCACGACTATCCTGTGAGCTCTCTCTGCCAGGTAGATACCTGGTGCTGGTACCTTTTTCGGATTCGGTAAACGTCTCCAAAAAGATCCGAAGCAACGAGGAAAGAAAACGCCTTTTGAGACTCATCAACTCCATCAAACCTGCCAATTTCGGAGTTATAATCCGTACAGTGGCCGAAGGTCAGTCAGTCAGTGACTTAGATAAAGACCTTCGTAATCTTCTCAATAGCTGGGAAGAGGGTATGGGGAAATTGATGAAAGCCAAGAGTCGTGACAAAATCATCGGAGAGATGAGTATGGCCTCCTCACTAGTGAGAGACTTGCTCAACGAATCATTCGACGCAATCACCGTAGAAGAAGAATCTACTTACGATCAGATCAGATCCTACATCAGGAATATAGCTCCTGAAAAAGAAAAAATTGTCAAGCTTTACAACGGTAAAGCTAAACTATTTGAAAGTTTTGGAATAGAAAAGCAGATCAAAAGCCTGTTTGGACAGACGGTCAGCCTTCCGCAGGGAGGGTATGTGATCATAGAGCACACAGAAGCCCTGCACGTCATTGATGTGAACAGTGGCAATAAGTCCAACCAAGAAAGTGACCAGGAATCTACCGCATTAAAAACGAATCTGGTCGCCGCTAAAGAAATTGGCAGGCAGCTCCGCCTCCGGGATATGGGAGGTATCATCGTGGTCGATTTTATCGACATGAAGAAAGCCGATAACAAGAAGGCGATCTATGAAGCGATGAAAGATGAGCTGAGGTTTGACAGGTCAAAGCATACTGTTTTGCCGCTGAGCAAATTTGGGCTCATGCAGATCACCAGACAGCGAGTACGTCCTGAGGTCAATATAGTGACCAAAGAGACCTGCCCCGCATGTAATGGCACCGGCAAAATCCAGGCTTCAATCTTGATAGCCGATAAGCTGGAAAAAGACGTGGACCATATTGCTACTATCCAAAATGTGAGTAAAATACAAATTGGGCTGCATCCCTATCTGCACGCATACTTCACTACAGGCATTATCAGCCGAAGGGTGAAGTGGTTTTTCAAGTATAATAAGTGGATAAAACTGATCAAAGATTCTTCCCTACCCGTGACGGAATACAGATTCTTAGATGAATCTGGAGAGGAAATCGAACTACAAGTAAAAAGCGAGACTGAATAG
- a CDS encoding DUF4221 family protein — MRNFTLLLFLTLSILDNSCTPKSKKSIPVLDLKDIIVDTLLLAKDTLTKNLGSNFYYYPSDSGEVLATFIDHQFLVYRYPDGSLLRKQKYEKEGPNGIGSFITGNFIDDQSLYFLSQQKEIIQCDFYGKVINRWDLPEVDRERKYANYSGYLYNKLYKSGNELYFVDMPFVFQEGFENYEKWGMVFNTESHSFSHYRFLYPENILDYTHDDQLGLFSHLYIPANNEHLISFAISDSIAVVKNGRQTWKWAGTTESLVFKKGTTVPSGEYTVYQPDHESSKYNGLDFDTHAEKILRWVRVKGPTKENMEQERNRLLVFDEKLKPEAELEFNREELGMYGFNTPKGYALSLYSQTTDDVTAFAVIDFSKINSLE; from the coding sequence ATGAGAAATTTTACTTTATTGCTTTTTTTAACCTTAAGTATTTTAGATAATTCCTGCACCCCAAAGTCTAAAAAGTCAATACCTGTTTTGGACTTGAAAGATATCATTGTGGATACCTTGCTTTTGGCAAAAGACACGCTTACCAAAAACCTAGGATCCAATTTCTATTATTACCCAAGTGATTCTGGAGAAGTGCTAGCCACATTTATAGACCATCAGTTCCTAGTTTATCGTTACCCTGATGGCTCACTCCTAAGAAAGCAGAAGTATGAAAAAGAGGGGCCAAATGGGATAGGATCATTTATCACTGGAAATTTTATTGATGATCAAAGCCTCTATTTTCTTTCTCAACAGAAAGAAATAATTCAATGCGATTTCTATGGAAAAGTAATTAATAGATGGGACTTGCCAGAAGTAGATCGCGAAAGGAAGTATGCAAACTATTCCGGTTACCTATACAATAAGCTGTATAAGTCTGGGAATGAGCTGTATTTTGTCGATATGCCATTTGTTTTTCAGGAAGGTTTTGAGAATTATGAAAAATGGGGAATGGTTTTCAACACTGAATCACACAGCTTCTCGCATTACCGCTTCCTCTACCCTGAAAACATACTAGACTATACTCATGATGACCAATTGGGGCTATTTAGCCACCTCTACATTCCTGCAAACAATGAACACCTGATTAGTTTTGCAATATCCGACTCAATAGCTGTAGTGAAAAATGGCAGGCAAACGTGGAAATGGGCAGGGACGACAGAATCACTGGTGTTTAAAAAAGGAACCACTGTTCCCAGTGGAGAATATACTGTGTATCAACCTGACCATGAAAGCAGCAAATACAATGGACTTGATTTTGATACCCATGCTGAAAAAATTCTTAGATGGGTAAGAGTGAAGGGGCCAACAAAGGAAAATATGGAACAAGAGAGAAATCGCCTGTTGGTTTTTGATGAAAAGTTGAAGCCGGAGGCAGAACTAGAATTTAACCGAGAGGAATTGGGGATGTATGGGTTCAACACACCGAAGGGCTATGCACTCAGTCTTTATTCTCAAACAACAGACGATGTCACTGCCTTTGCGGTGATTGATTTTTCTAAAATCAATTCATTAGAATAG
- a CDS encoding LytTR family DNA-binding domain-containing protein, with amino-acid sequence MRILIIEDEKPAANLLMKLIKLHYPDAEIFGNLDSITKSFDWLSSNPQPDLIFCDIQLADGISFEIFEKVHLSTPVIFTTAFDQYAIKAFQVNAIDYLLKPIDPKDLARAVDKYKANRIPSLLEIDVLKSLLSPNKLSFKSRFLVKFGDKIQSVPVDQISFFHSEERVTFLQTYEGKKYVIDHTLEQTEAQVNPADFFRLNRKYLCSMEAIEGIYAFSNSRLKVKLKNCPDQDILISREKVSDFKKWLDR; translated from the coding sequence ATGAGAATTTTGATAATAGAAGATGAAAAACCTGCCGCAAATTTACTTATGAAGCTTATTAAGCTTCATTATCCTGATGCGGAAATTTTCGGAAACCTGGATTCCATTACTAAATCTTTTGATTGGCTCTCGTCTAATCCACAACCCGATTTAATTTTTTGTGATATTCAGTTGGCTGATGGAATAAGCTTTGAGATTTTTGAAAAAGTACATTTATCCACACCAGTAATCTTTACTACTGCTTTTGATCAATATGCCATAAAAGCCTTTCAGGTTAACGCTATTGACTATTTATTGAAGCCAATTGATCCAAAGGATTTGGCGAGAGCTGTGGATAAGTATAAAGCCAACCGGATTCCTTCATTGCTGGAAATAGATGTTCTAAAAAGTCTGCTTTCTCCCAATAAACTTTCCTTCAAATCCAGGTTCTTAGTGAAGTTTGGAGACAAGATCCAGAGTGTTCCAGTCGATCAGATTTCCTTTTTTCACAGTGAAGAAAGAGTGACATTTTTACAGACGTATGAGGGCAAAAAATATGTGATCGATCATACATTAGAGCAGACAGAAGCTCAGGTAAATCCTGCAGATTTTTTTCGTCTCAATAGAAAATACCTGTGCAGTATGGAAGCCATAGAAGGAATTTATGCTTTCTCCAACAGCCGGCTCAAAGTGAAATTAAAGAATTGTCCAGATCAGGATATTTTAATAAGCCGGGAAAAAGTATCGGATTTCAAAAAATGGCTAGATCGATGA
- a CDS encoding sensor histidine kinase: MQEKKDSAICNSEKGIWNTIPSFLLINFGIVMVLMLYFCPTCFLSWEGAKSMVPHFVFSLAITVAMSFGGNAVETFYDRRISWIHHPVKRLLLTSVTYLSYAFIVSYTLVLLYSWARGNISLTDIPYRLLFQYSLMPMGIALGFMALFTTRSWLLEWRKSALEAEILRNEKLASQYQSLKDQLNPHFLFNSLNVLSNLVYENADKSAAFIQKLSRIYRYVLEAQKEEIIALEKEVDFATNYLELQKIRFEESLQFSIDIKEETGMIPPLSLQLLLENAIKHNIISEENPLFIHIFRKKDNLWISNTFQPKSSQNEPSTGVGLNNIKMRYQLLSDREMAVIQTKDEFLVKLPILQLST; encoded by the coding sequence ATGCAGGAAAAAAAAGATTCAGCTATTTGTAATTCAGAGAAAGGGATTTGGAATACAATCCCGAGTTTTCTGCTTATCAACTTTGGGATAGTCATGGTGCTTATGCTATACTTCTGCCCTACATGTTTCTTAAGCTGGGAAGGAGCCAAAAGCATGGTTCCACACTTTGTTTTTTCCTTAGCTATTACGGTAGCTATGAGCTTTGGTGGAAATGCCGTGGAAACATTTTATGATAGGCGTATTTCATGGATACATCATCCGGTCAAACGACTCTTACTGACTAGCGTAACCTACCTGAGTTATGCGTTTATTGTATCTTATACTCTTGTACTCCTTTATTCTTGGGCTAGAGGGAATATCAGTTTGACCGATATTCCTTATAGATTATTGTTTCAATACTCACTCATGCCTATGGGAATTGCCCTGGGCTTTATGGCATTGTTCACTACACGTTCCTGGTTACTCGAATGGAGAAAGTCAGCTTTGGAAGCTGAAATACTCCGCAACGAAAAACTGGCTAGCCAATATCAGTCTTTAAAAGATCAGCTCAACCCTCATTTCCTCTTCAATTCCCTGAATGTGCTTTCCAATCTTGTTTATGAAAATGCTGACAAATCTGCAGCTTTTATCCAGAAACTATCTCGCATTTACCGCTATGTTTTAGAGGCTCAAAAAGAAGAAATAATAGCCCTTGAAAAAGAAGTTGATTTCGCCACCAACTACCTAGAACTTCAGAAAATCAGATTTGAGGAAAGTCTCCAATTTTCGATTGACATCAAAGAGGAAACTGGAATGATCCCCCCACTTTCTCTTCAGCTGCTCTTGGAAAATGCCATCAAACACAATATTATAAGTGAAGAAAATCCCTTATTTATCCACATTTTCAGAAAGAAGGACAATCTCTGGATCAGCAATACTTTTCAGCCAAAATCAAGTCAAAATGAGCCCTCGACAGGTGTAGGGTTGAATAATATAAAAATGAGATATCAACTGCTTTCTGACCGGGAAATGGCTGTCATCCAAACAAAAGATGAATTCTTGGTTAAACTCCCAATTTTACAGTTATCCACATGA
- a CDS encoding TonB-dependent receptor has translation MNPRLLLFITFTLLQTQAFAQATLRGKVLDEKGLPLPGANIQIKGSYDGATSDKEGNYQFETSEPGTQVLVFKFLGFKTQELNISPTSGSHELPPVKMIEEITEMNAVTISAGAMEASDEKKAVVLRPLDIVTTSGAMGDIVGALQTLPGTSTVGNDGRLFVRGGDASEVGIYIDGLRVGNAYGSSTANVPTRTRFNPNIFKGTFFSTGGYSAEYGQALSSALSLNTKDLSMRTQGDLSIMSVGGGYAQTLANETQSISLTANYFDLSPYQKLVKQDFDWERAPNGWDIELSAQQKLKKGGLVKVLARTEKGGMELWQPQPGMDGRGILVNLNNKYSYAQSNWRNSYENGWTLFGGISVSSNKDDLIIDSTPIERKNLLSHAKFSAVKDFSDRISMKVGTEYFIHNYSENLLNEDQERNFGERETYLFTEWDWYLSKKLVLRGGVRAGYSQLISQTWVDPRISLAYQVSEFGQVSVASGKFHQLPIENLRVIDPTIENSESKHLILNYLYQKEGLMFRAETFYKTYDDLIRFEGILSNPSQLRNAGAGYARGMDFFLRDRKSIKNTDYWISYSFVDSKRSYNQYEANVQPDFAPKHNFSLVVKHFIPAFNSQLGTSFSFNDGYTFTNPNESGQMNSKTKSYQNLSLSWSYLPKPNLIIHAAVQNVLGRENVFGYSYSENPNDQGVFESLAIGQPAPRFLFLGIFLTLSKDKTANNLNNL, from the coding sequence ATGAATCCAAGACTTTTACTTTTTATCACTTTTACACTGTTGCAAACACAGGCGTTTGCACAAGCAACTCTCCGGGGAAAAGTACTGGACGAAAAAGGCTTACCTCTTCCCGGAGCAAACATACAGATCAAAGGAAGCTACGATGGGGCGACGAGCGATAAAGAGGGGAATTATCAGTTTGAAACATCAGAACCCGGGACTCAGGTACTGGTTTTTAAGTTTCTGGGCTTCAAAACGCAGGAACTTAATATAAGCCCTACTTCAGGATCTCACGAACTCCCTCCCGTCAAAATGATCGAAGAAATCACCGAAATGAATGCGGTGACAATCTCTGCGGGAGCCATGGAGGCCTCTGATGAGAAAAAAGCCGTAGTGCTTCGCCCATTGGATATCGTCACCACATCAGGCGCAATGGGTGATATCGTCGGAGCTTTACAAACTTTGCCCGGAACCAGCACAGTAGGAAATGACGGCCGCCTTTTTGTCCGCGGCGGTGACGCAAGTGAGGTGGGAATCTACATTGATGGACTTCGTGTAGGAAATGCTTATGGTAGCTCCACCGCCAATGTGCCAACCAGAACCCGTTTTAATCCGAATATTTTCAAAGGAACGTTTTTCAGTACTGGTGGATATTCGGCGGAGTACGGTCAGGCACTTTCTTCGGCTTTGTCTCTAAATACCAAGGATCTCTCGATGAGAACTCAAGGCGATCTCTCCATCATGTCCGTGGGAGGAGGATATGCCCAAACACTCGCCAATGAAACCCAAAGCATTTCCCTTACAGCGAATTACTTTGACCTATCTCCTTATCAAAAGCTCGTCAAACAGGATTTTGATTGGGAACGGGCTCCTAACGGATGGGACATCGAATTGTCTGCTCAGCAAAAGCTAAAGAAAGGAGGCTTGGTAAAAGTGCTGGCAAGAACAGAGAAAGGCGGAATGGAGCTTTGGCAGCCTCAACCCGGAATGGATGGGAGAGGAATTTTAGTCAACCTAAACAACAAGTACTCTTATGCTCAGAGCAACTGGAGAAATTCCTACGAAAATGGGTGGACCCTGTTTGGAGGGATTTCAGTTTCTTCAAACAAAGATGACTTGATCATTGATTCCACGCCAATAGAAAGAAAAAACCTGCTTTCGCATGCCAAATTCTCTGCGGTTAAGGATTTCTCGGACCGCATTTCCATGAAAGTTGGGACGGAATATTTCATCCATAATTACTCCGAAAACCTTCTGAACGAAGATCAGGAAAGAAATTTTGGAGAAAGGGAAACCTACCTTTTCACCGAGTGGGATTGGTACCTAAGCAAAAAGCTGGTGCTAAGAGGTGGTGTACGTGCGGGATATAGCCAGCTGATTAGCCAGACCTGGGTAGACCCAAGGATTTCATTGGCCTATCAAGTTTCAGAATTTGGTCAAGTCTCTGTTGCTTCCGGCAAGTTTCATCAATTACCCATCGAAAATCTTCGTGTAATTGATCCGACTATAGAAAATTCCGAATCAAAGCATCTGATCCTAAACTACCTATATCAAAAAGAAGGTCTAATGTTCAGGGCAGAGACCTTCTACAAGACTTACGATGACTTAATCAGATTTGAAGGAATCCTTTCTAATCCTAGTCAACTTCGAAATGCAGGTGCAGGGTATGCCCGTGGGATGGATTTCTTCCTGCGAGATCGCAAAAGCATCAAAAATACGGACTACTGGATTTCCTACAGTTTCGTAGATAGCAAGCGCTCTTATAATCAGTATGAAGCGAACGTTCAGCCCGATTTTGCCCCAAAACACAATTTCTCTCTGGTAGTGAAGCACTTCATCCCGGCATTCAATTCACAGCTCGGAACTTCTTTTTCCTTCAACGATGGATACACATTCACCAATCCTAACGAATCCGGACAGATGAATTCCAAAACAAAAAGCTACCAAAATTTAAGTCTTTCGTGGAGCTATCTGCCAAAACCAAATCTCATCATTCATGCTGCGGTGCAGAATGTACTCGGTAGAGAAAATGTATTTGGCTATTCCTATTCGGAAAACCCAAATGATCAGGGAGTATTTGAATCTCTTGCTATAGGTCAACCGGCTCCCAGATTTCTATTTCTAGGGATTTTCCTAACGCTCTCAAAAGACAAAACTGCCAATAATTTAAACAACTTATAA